The Desulfovibrio desulfuricans DSM 642 genome includes a window with the following:
- a CDS encoding UDP-glucuronic acid decarboxylase family protein — MHLRKRILVTGGSGFLGSQLCERLLNEGHEVLCVDNFFSSARANVEALMDNRRFELIRHDVTFPLYVEVDEIYNLACPASPIHYQHDPVQTIKTCVHGAINMLGLAKRLGARIYQASTSEVYGDPEVHPQQESYWGHVNPNGIRSCYDEGKRCAEALFFAYWRQGNLPIKVGRIFNTYGPKMHPNDGRVVSNFIIQALKGESITIYGDGSQTRSFCYVDDLVECMIRFMASPDDFVGPMNMGNPGEFTIRELAEKVVEMTGSKSVISYEPLPCDDPKQRKPDITLAREKLGWEPKVALEEGLVKTIAYFEKQLKDGLA; from the coding sequence CGCAACTGTGCGAACGCCTGCTCAACGAAGGGCACGAAGTGCTCTGCGTGGACAATTTCTTTTCCAGCGCACGCGCCAACGTGGAAGCGCTCATGGATAACCGCAGGTTTGAGCTTATCCGCCACGACGTGACATTTCCCCTCTATGTAGAGGTGGATGAAATTTACAATCTGGCCTGCCCGGCCTCGCCCATCCATTATCAGCACGACCCGGTGCAGACCATCAAGACCTGCGTCCACGGCGCCATCAATATGCTGGGCCTGGCCAAGAGGCTTGGCGCGCGCATTTATCAGGCATCCACCAGCGAAGTGTACGGCGACCCCGAGGTACATCCGCAGCAGGAAAGCTACTGGGGCCATGTGAACCCCAACGGCATCCGCTCCTGCTACGATGAAGGCAAGCGCTGCGCCGAAGCCCTGTTCTTTGCCTACTGGCGGCAAGGCAACCTGCCCATCAAGGTGGGACGCATCTTCAATACCTACGGGCCCAAGATGCACCCCAACGATGGGCGCGTGGTCTCCAACTTCATCATTCAGGCGCTCAAGGGCGAATCCATCACCATTTACGGCGATGGCTCCCAGACCCGCTCCTTCTGCTATGTGGACGACCTTGTGGAGTGCATGATCCGCTTCATGGCCTCGCCCGATGATTTTGTGGGCCCCATGAACATGGGCAACCCCGGCGAGTTCACCATCCGCGAACTGGCCGAAAAGGTCGTGGAAATGACCGGCAGCAAGTCGGTGATTTCTTACGAACCCCTGCCCTGCGATGACCCCAAGCAGCGCAAGCCCGACATCACCCTGGCCCGCGAAAAGCTTGGCTGGGAACCCAAGGTAGCTCTTGAAGAAGGCCTGGTTAAAACCATCGCCTACTTTGAAAAGCAGCTGAAAGACGGCCTGGCGTAG